One genomic region from Deltaproteobacteria bacterium encodes:
- a CDS encoding radical SAM protein, whose protein sequence is MPRWFALLLGYRCNNRCLFCGQAEVREADAQPVAEPALRAALEAARASGSPGVWLVGGEPTLREDLPQLIGLAREVGFSRVGLQTNGRRLAYGGYRQDLLAAGLTDLEVSLQGSSADCHDHLTRVPGAFEQTLRGLRGLSGSGLRLGLATLLDRSNFRHLGELLRLALRLEAQHLRWSFPQDRGEVRQDPRRVGPRLTLLAPRLRAVADQLAAAGGGAPRPSLAGVPDCHHPEGFRRGPADLSEGLRTFGEACAACPSRESCPGLAAGYARHHGTAELTPPATAREILPDDEAPGLYLA, encoded by the coding sequence ATGCCGAGGTGGTTCGCCCTCCTCCTCGGGTATCGGTGCAACAACCGCTGCCTGTTCTGTGGGCAGGCGGAGGTGCGAGAAGCCGACGCCCAGCCGGTAGCGGAGCCTGCGCTCCGCGCCGCCCTCGAGGCTGCCCGTGCTTCGGGATCGCCCGGCGTCTGGCTGGTCGGCGGTGAGCCGACCCTGAGGGAGGATCTCCCCCAGCTGATCGGTCTCGCCCGGGAGGTGGGCTTCTCGCGGGTCGGCCTGCAGACCAACGGAAGACGCCTGGCCTACGGCGGCTACCGGCAGGATCTCCTGGCGGCCGGCCTGACCGATCTCGAGGTCTCCCTCCAGGGCAGCTCCGCCGACTGCCATGATCACCTCACCCGGGTGCCCGGCGCCTTCGAGCAGACCCTCCGGGGCCTGCGGGGCCTGAGCGGGAGCGGGCTGCGGCTCGGCCTGGCCACGCTCCTCGACCGCTCCAACTTCCGCCACCTGGGAGAGCTGCTCCGGCTCGCCCTCCGGCTCGAGGCTCAGCACCTGCGCTGGTCCTTCCCGCAGGACCGGGGTGAGGTCCGCCAGGATCCCCGCCGCGTCGGGCCCCGCCTCACCCTCCTGGCTCCCCGGCTGCGAGCAGTTGCCGACCAGCTCGCCGCCGCGGGCGGCGGCGCGCCCCGCCCGAGCCTCGCCGGGGTGCCGGACTGTCACCACCCCGAGGGCTTCCGGAGAGGTCCGGCCGACCTCTCGGAGGGCCTGCGCACCTTCGGGGAGGCCTGCGCGGCCTGCCCCTCCCGGGAGAGCTGTCCGGGCCTCGCCGCAGGCTACGCCCGGCACCACGGCACCGCGGAGCTGACTCCCCCGGCGACGGCCCGGGAGATCCTGCCGGACGACGAGGCCCCGGGCCTCTACCTCGCCTGA